The window CTGACGCTCCTCGTTCTGCGGCTCGGCTTCCTCGCCGTGCTGTGGATCTTCGTCTTCTCCATCATCTATGCGCTGCGCAGCGACCTGTTCGGGACGCGCGCGAGCGAGTACCAGCGCCGCATGGAGCAGCAGTCGCTGCAGCAGACCTTCGGCGCCGCCGACCAGGCGCCGACCGCGACGCCGCCGCACGGCAACCAGCCCGCCGCCGCGCCCGCACCTCGCCGCACGGCAACCGCCACGAGCCCCCGCACGGTCCACCTCGTCGTCACCTCGGGTCCGCGCCGCGGCCTCGAGATCCCGCTCGCGAACGAGCCGCTCACGATCGGGCGCGCGCGGGACAGCGGACTCGTGATCCAGGACGACTACACCTCGACCCACCACGCACGCCTCGTGCGCTGGGACGACGACTGGGTGATCGAGGACCAGAACTCCACGAACGGCACCTACGTCGACGGCGAGCGCATCACCGGCTCGACGCGCATCGGCCGCGGCACCCCCGTCCGCATCGGAACGACCACCTTCGAGCTCCGCTGACATGACCATCATCGCGCGCGCGAGCGCCGTCTCCCACGTCGGCCGGGTCCGCTCCAACAACCAGGACTCCGCCTTCGTCGGCGAACACGTCTTCCTCGTCGCCGACGGTATGGGCGGACACGCCGGCGGCGACGTCGCGAGCGCGATCGTCGCGAAGTACGTCGCCGAGAACGACGTCGCGTTCCCGACGACCGACGACGCCGAGAACGGCCTCGCGCGCCTCCTCGTCGAGGGCAACCGGCAGATCGCCGATGCCGTCGACGAACACCCCGAACTGCGCGGCATGGGCACGACGAGCGATGCGATCTCCCTCGTCGGCGACAAGCTCGTCCTCGCACACATCGGCGATTCGCGCGTCTACCGGTTCCACGAGTCCGAGCTCACGCAGGAGACCGTCGACCACACGTTCGTCCAGCGGCTCGTCGACGCGGGGCGGATCACACCCGAGGAGGCACTCGTCCACCCGCGGCGCTCGGTGCTCATGCGCGTGCTCGGCGACGTCGAGACGGAGCCGGAGATCGACACGTTCGTGACGGACGCCGTCATCGGTGACCGATGGCTGCTCTGCTCCGACGGCCTGTCGAGCTACGTCGACGAATCGCGCATCGCCGCGACACTCCGCAACTCCGTCAGCCTCTCGAGCCGTGAGGTGGCCGACGAGCTCGTGCAGCTCGCACTCGACAACGGCGCACCCGACAACGTGACGGTCGTCGTGCTCGAGATCGGTGACACGCAGCTCGAACCGCTGGAACCGAAACTCGTCGGTTCCGCCGCGAACCCGCTCCGCTACGCGTCCAAGCGGCAGCGCCGCCAGTCACAGCTCATCCCGAACCTCCTGCACCCCCTGCGTCGAGCCGGTTCGCGCCCGGAGGACGAGGAGTTCGTCCCCCCGACCGACGAGTTCCTCGATCGCCTCATCGCGGACGACCGCAAGCGGCGTCGAGTCCGTCAGGTGAGCTGGCTCGTCGGCATCCTCCTCTTCGTGAGCGCACTCGCGGGCGCCGGCGCCCTGTCCTACGCGTGGACCCAGGAGCAGTACTTTGTCGCCGAGAGCGACGGCTACGTGGCGATCTACCAGGGCGTCCAGCAGCCCCTCGGCCCCATCGAGCTGAGCCACGTCGTCGAGGTCACCGACATCCCCGTGAATCACATCGCTGACTACCAGCGCGGGCAGGTCGAGGTGGGCATCACCGCCACGAGCCTCGAGGACGCCCGCGACGTCGTGGAACGGTTGCGAAGTGCCGTCGACGCCTGACCTCGCCGCCGCACCCGACACGCGCGTCCGCGTGCCGGGTGGTCGGCGACGCTCCACGCAGGGGCTGCGCAATCTCGAGCTCGCGCTGCTCGTCTTCGCCGTCGCGATCTTCTTCGCGGCGATCCTCCTCGTGCAGCTCGGCGCGTCCGGCGGCTTCGACTTCAACGTCATCACGATGCCCGCGATCATCGCGGCGCTCACGTTCTGCGTACACATCGTCCTGCGCTTCATCGCGCCGCAGGCCGACCCGTTCATCCTGCCCATCGCAATGACCCTCAACGGCATCGGCATCAGCATGCTGTACCGCCTCGACCTCGCGCACGTCGCCGCAGGTGAGGAGTCCGGTTTCGCGAGTGCCCAGATGATCTACACGGCCGTCGGGGTCGTCATGGCGATCATCGTGCTGTTCCTGCTCAAGAACCACCGCGTCCTGCTGCGGTTCATGTACATCAGCATGGCGCTCGCGATCCTCCTCCTGCTGCTGCCGCTCGTTCCGGGCCTCGGCGACCACGACGCGGCCGCTCGCGTGTGGATCAGCATCGGCCCGTTCAACTTCCAGCCCGGCGAGATCGCGAAGATCGCGCTCGCCGTGTTCTTCGCCGGCTACCTCGTGACCGCCCGCGAGACGCTCTCGGTCGTCGGCACGAAGTTCCTCGGCATCCAGTTCCCCCGCCTGCGCGACCTCGCGCCGATCATGGTCGTATGGGCCGTGTGCATGGGCGTGCTCGTGTTCCAGCGCGACCTGGGCACGTCGATGCTCTACTTCGGCCTGTTCCTCGTCATGATGTTCGTCGCGACGGGGCGCATCAGCTGGATCGTCATCGGGCTCGTCCTCGTCGCGATCGGTGGCGTGCTCGCGTACAACTTCATGGGCTACGTCAACTTCCGCGTCCACGCGTGGCTCGATCCGTTCGACCCCGAGATGATCGATGCGAGCGGCGGCAGCTACCAGTTGCTGCAGAGCCTCTACGGTCTCGCGAACGGCGGGCTCATCGGGCAGGGACTCGGCCAGGGGCGCCCGCTCATCACGCCCGTCGCGGAGAGCGACTTCATCATCTCCGCCCTCGGTGAGGAGCTCGGGCTCGCGGGCCTGTTCGTCATCTTCAGCCTCTATCTCATCCTCGTCGCGCGCGGCTTCCGCATCGGCCACCAGGGCATCGACGATTTCGGGCGACTGCTCGCGATGGGCCTCTCGTTCACGATCGCCTGGCAGGTGTTCATCGTCGTGGGTGGCGTGACCCGCGTCATCCCGCTCACGGGACTCACGACGCCCTTCCTCGCGGCGGGCGGATCGAGCCTCCTCGCGAACTGGATCATCGTCGCGATCCTGCTCCGATTGAGCGACACCGTCCGCCAGACCCCGGTGGAGGACCGCGAATGAACCGAAACATCCGAATCGTCGGCGTCGCCGTGCTGGGCATGTTCCTGGCGCTGTTCATCTCGACGACGACCATTCAGGTCTTCCAGGTGAACAACCTCGCGAACGGCCCCGAGAACCGCCGTTCGCAGCTCGCCGACTACGAGATCGAGCGCGGCCCCATCCTCATCGACGGCACGCCCATCGCCTCGTCGAACCCGGTCAACAACATGTACCGCTATCAGCGAAGCTACGCGAACGGCCCGCTCTACTCGGCCGTCACGGGGTACTACACGTACACGCAGGGGTCGACGGGCATCGAGGACGCGATGAACGCCGAGCTGTCGGGCAAGAGCGATTCGCAGTTCTTCGCCGGCCTCAACCGACTCTTCACGGGACAGACCCCCGCGGGCGCCGCGGTGGAGCTCACGATCAACGCGAACGCCCAGCAGGTGGCCTACGACGCACTCGGCGACCTTCGCGGTTCGGTCGTCGCGTTCGACCCGGCGACGGGCGCCATCATCGCGATGGTTTCGACGCCCGGTTACGACCCCAACGGATTGTCCGGGCCCGACCAGGAGCAGGTGCTGGACACCTACAACCAGCTCCTCGCCGACCCGAACGGGCCGTTGCAGAACCGCGCGATCGGTGGCGACATGAACCCGCCGGGGTCGGTCTTCAAGCTCGTGATCGCCGCGGCGGCGCTCGAGGAGGGCATCGCGACCCCCGACTCGCCCCTCGAGAACCCGGCGACGTGGACCCTTCCCGGCTCGACGGCGGTCGTGAACAACCCGAGTCACGGGAGCCCGTGCGGGTCCGGTGAGACGACGAACCTGCGCATCGCGATCGAGCAGTCGTGCAACATCCCGTTCGCCCAGCTCGCGGTGCAGCTCGGTGACGACAAGATCCGCGCGATGGCCGAGAAGCTCGGTTTCGGGCACGAGTTCAAGGTGCCCATGACGGCGAGCGCGAGCATCTACCCTGACGGGCCCCTGGACGATGCACAGACGGGGCTCACGGGCTTCGGGCAGTTCGATGTGCGCGCCACCCCGCTGCAGATGGCCCTCGTCTCGGGCGCGATCGCGAACGGCGGCGTCGTCATGAACCCGACGCTCGTCGAGAGCGTGCTCACACCGGACCTGCGCGAGCTGCAGGGCCAGCAGGTCTCGGAGTTCGGCCGCGCGTTCAGCGCGGAGACGGCGTCCGCACTCGAATCGATGATGATCGGATCCGTGAGCAGTGGCGTCGCGAGTAATGCAAGAATTGACGGCGTCGACGTGGCAGGAAAGACCGGCACGGCCGAGAACGGTGACGACGAGCCATACTCGCTCTGGTTCACCGGATTCGTCGCCACGGACACGACGCACATCGCCGTGGCGGTCGTCCTCGAGGACGGCGGGGGCATGGGGCAGTCGGGTACCGGGAACGGGTCTGCCGCGACGATTGGACAGCAAGTGATGAAGGCGGTGCTTGACGGATGAGGCCAGCTCCAGGGGTTTCGTTTGGAGATCGGTACAAGCTCTCCTCCCGCATCGCCATCGGCGGCATGGGAGAGGTGTGGCAGGCGACCGATCAGGTGATCGGCCGGACGGTCGCGATCAAGATCCTCAAAGACGAATACATGGGTGATCCCGGCTTCCTCGAGCGCTTCCGCGCCGAGGCCCGGCACGCCGCGCTCGTCAACCACGAGGGCATCGCGAACGTCTACGACTACGGCGAGGAGAACGGCTCCGCCTACCTCGTCATGGAGCTCGTGCCCGGCGAGGCGCTCTCGAACATCCTGGAGCGTGAGCGTGTCCTGCCCGCGCCGAAGGTCATGGACATCGTCGCGCAGACGGCGTCCGCGCTGCAGGCCGCCCACAACGCGGGTCTCGTGCACCGGGACATCAAGCCCGGCAACCTGCTCATCACCCCCGACGGGCGCGTGAAGATCACCGACTTCGGTATCGCGCGCATCGCAGACCAGGTGCCACTCACCGCGACCGGGCAGGTCATGGGGACGGTCCAGTACCTGTCGCCCGAACAGGCGTCGGGTCACCCCGCCTCCCCGTCGACGGACATCTACTCGCTCGGCATCGTCGCGTACGAGTGCCTCTCGGGTCGTCGCCCGTTCACGGGCGAGTCGCAGGTCGCGATCGCGATGGCGCACATCAACGACGAGCCGCCGGAGCTGCCCGTCACGGTGCCGGAGCCCGTCCGGAATCTCGTGATGTGTGCGCTCGCGAAGAACCCCGACGAGCGCCCGTCGACCATCGAGGCGATGGGCCGTGCAGCCCGCGCGCTTCGCGACGGTGACGTCGCGAAGGCCGCGCACTTCGTGCCCGCCGTCGCCGGCGGCGAGGTGCCCGACGCGACGGCGCCGCTCGACCGCACCCAGCTGCTGAACGACGACGCCCGCACGACGGTGCTCGGCGCGGCGCCGGGGCGACCCGACACGCAGGCCACGACCGCGTACGCGGACCCCACGGGCTTCGACACCCTCATCGACACCCCGAAGGACGACGACGCGCTCGTCGAACGCCCCGAGCAACGCGCGGACACGGAGAAGAAGAAGGTCCCCGTCTGGGTGTGGGTGCTCATCGCATCCATCGCCGTCGTCGCCATCGCGGCGGCGATCATCTGGGCGGTCATCCGCGGCGGGACGCCGGCGGCGACGACCGCGGCCACGACCGCGACGCCCACCCAGACGCAGACGCAGACGCCGACCGCGACGACGATCACGATCTCCGAGGGCCAGTACATCGGCCTCACCTACGAAGAGGCCTCGTCGAAGTTGTCCGCACTCGGCCTCGTCCCCGAACGCTCCGTCGGTGCCGCGGCGCCGAGCCAGGACCAGGTGAACACCGTCTCGGCGGTGAACCCGACCGGCACGCTGTCGCCCGGAGCGACCGTCACCGTCACGGTCTACGACGAGATCGCGAGCCCGGACGCGCCCACGAGCGCACCGTCGATCACGGTGAACCAGAACGGGACGCAGGCGAACGTGAGCTGGCCGTCCTACCAGTGCCCGCCCGGCCAGGCGCTCTCGCACTATGTCGTCCACGTCTCGGGCGGCTCGTCCAACAACGGCACCGAGGTGACCGGGACGAGCATCTCCGTCGCGATCGACCAGGGCTCCACGGCGTTGACCGTCTCGTACGAGGCGGTGTGCGGGAACACGAGCAGCGGCAGCTCGCCGGAGACCACGGTGGACGTGCACCAGACGCCCGCCACGAGTCCCCCCCAGCCGTCGAACACCGAAGAGCAGGGCAGCGGGAGCGGCGAGGGTCGGACCGTCCACGACTGATCGCCACTCGGTGCGGACCGAGGGTCAGGCTTTCCCACATCCGCTCGGCACGGAACGGTTAGTATCGGAAGCTGAACGGTTGTCCCGCCCGCGGTGACATGCGAACGGGAGTGAGGAGCGCGCAGGTTGATCCAAGGTGAGCGCACCCTGGCCGGTCGGTACGAGATCGGTCGCCGGGTCGGGCGTGGCGGCATGGCCGAGGTGTACCTCGGCACCGACGAACGGCTCGGTCGTCGTGTCGCAGTCAAGTTGCTCTCCACGTCGCTCGCCGGCGAGCCGGACTTCCGGTCGCGGTTTCGCCAGGAGGCGCAGGCCGCGGCGCGCATGACGCACCCCACGATCGTCCGCGTGTTCGATGCCGGTGAAGACACCTTCATCCGCGCCGACGGACACGAGCTCATCGTCCCGTACATCGTCATGGAGTACATCGAAGGCGAACAACTCCGCGACATCATGATGGATGCGCCGCTCCCGATCGACAAGGTCGTGAGCTACATGTCGGGCATCCTCACCGCGCTCGAGTACTCGCACCGCGCGGGCGTGGTGCACCGCGACATCAAGCCGGGGAACATCAAGATCACGCCCGAGGGCACGGTCAAGGTGATGGACTTCGGTATCGCACGTGCGATCTCCGACACGGCGGGCACGATCGCCCAGACCACGGCGATCCTCGGCACCGCCTCGTACTTCTCGCCCGAGCAGGCGAAGGGCGAGCAGGTGGACGGGCGAAGCGACCTGTATTCGGCCGGCATCGTGCTCTACGAGATGCTCACGGGGAAGGTGCCGTTCCAGGGCGACTCCGCCGTGGCCGTCGCGTACCAGCACGTGACCGAGAAGCCGGTCCCGCCGAGCCAGATCAATCCGGATGTGTCGCCGGCCATGGACGCGGTCGTACTGCGAGCGCTCGCGAAGAACCGGGACGCGCGCTTCCAGTCGGCCTCCGAGTTCCGACGCGACCTCGAACTCGCCGCACAGGGCACGATGCCGGCCTTCGCGACGGCCGACGACCCGAGCGACGACACGCAGCTCTTCGGTGCGGCGCCCACGTCCGTCGACCAGACGGAGTCGGCCTTCGCCGCACTGTCCGAGACCGACGACCGCGCGCCCCAGGTGCAGCGGCGCCCGCCCGCGATGTGGATCTGGGGGTCCGCCGCGCTGCTCGTCGTCATCGTGATCGCGGTCATCATCTGGGTCGGGAATCTCGGTGGCGTCGATCCGCTCCCGGCGACGAGTTCGGACATGCCCGATGTCGTCGGGCAGACGTGGGAGGAGGCCGAGGCGGCGATCCGTCTCGCCGAGCTCGAACCCACGCGTCAGACGGAGACGAGCGACACGGTCCCCGAGGGCGTCGTCATCTCGACGACCCCGGAGGCGGGCCTCACCGTGACGAAGGGCACGACCGTCACGGTCCTGGTCTCGTCGGGCCCGTCGGCCATCCCCATGCCGAACATCGACGGGATGACCGAGGATCAGGCGCGCACGGCGCTCGAGAACGCCGGGCTCTCGCTCGGGACGATCACCTCGCAGGACTCCGCCACGGCACCCGCCGGGACGATCATCAAGTCGGATCCCCCGAGCGGTTCGCAGGTCGCACCTGGGACGTCGATCAACATCGTCGTCTCGTCGGGGAACGTGACCCTCGATGATCTCCGCGGGATGCCGCTCAGCCAGGCACAGGACAAGCTCCGCACGCTCGGGCTGCAGGCGATCGTCGTGGAGGACCCGAACTGTCCCGCCGACGACGACCAGACGGTCGTGAACATGTCGGAGGCCGCGGGCTCGGTCCCCCAGCACTCGACGGTCACGATCACGTACTGCAGCGGTGCCCCGAAGACGCCCGAGACGACGGCACCGCCCTCGCCGCCCCACACCTGACGCACTCGGTGCGGTGACCCGGAGTCCGTCACCTCGTGACGGTCTTCGGACGGGACACTCGTGTGTTCCGGTCGTCGCCCGTCGACCCAGCGGGCGAGCCGGGCGGGCACCCCTCCAACCTGACGCGCGAGAGTGACTTGATGCGTGGGTGACGGCGTGCAAGCGTTCCCACCGTCTACCGTCTCCACCCGCTGCGGTATCGGCGCGAGCCCGTCGCCGCCGACGTCCCTGCCGAGCGACGGGCTTCCGTCACGCCGGCGGTCGGCTGACGACGGTCGGAGGTCGGCTGATGGCGGTCGCCGTCACAGCCGCACGGAGCCCGGCACGCGGTGACGGTTACGAGATGCCGAGGAGCCCCATACCGACGGTCACGTCGCTCTCCTGCTCGAGGAGCGAATCGACCCACGGGAACACCCAGTACACGAGCCCGTACAGGATCGCGGCGACGAGCACGAGCACGATGAGCAACTTCACGGGCCACGGGCCCGGCAGGACCCGCCAGAGGGCGCCGTACATCAACCGCCCCCGTTCGCGACCGCCTGGGCGATCTGTTCGGGCGGGCCGTCCGCGCGTGCGGTGAAGTGCGCGAACGTCGCGTAGGCGATGATGCGCTCGGCGGTCGACCAGAACGGATTGCAGCTCATGAGCGTGAGGATCCGATCGGTTCCGAGCCCGGCGGGTGGCGTCGGTACCGCGGGCGCGTCCGCGGACTGCTCGTCCTCGTTGAGGCCGAGCGTCCCCCCGCTCTCCTCGCCCGTCGGGACGCGTGGGATCGGATTGAGGACGTCGATCTGCGTCGGCGCCACGTACTCGCCGGAACGATACGTGTAGGTGTACCAGCCGTCCTTCGTCCCGATGATGATCTCGTCGCCCAGTTGCAGCTCGTGGATGTGCTGCATCGACGCACCGTACGCGAGCCGGTGGCCGGCGATGGCGAAGTTGCCTACGGCACCCGGCATCTGCGTGTCCTCGTAGTGCCCGACGTTCTGGTTGAGCACCTCGTGGTAGCCGGTGCCCTCGGCGATCGGACGACTGTAGTCGGCACCCCAGGCGGGCACGTACAGCACGGCGAATCGTTCGTTCGTGACCGTCGGCGCGATGCCGACCGGGATCCCGATCTCGGGGTCGACCGTCGACTCGGGCGCTGAGCTCTCGGCGTCGTCACGGGAGAACGACTCCTCGACACTCGCACCGACGGAGTTCTGTTCGTTGCCGACGATGAGGTCGTTAAGCCAGTACTTCCAGCCGACGAACATGAGCAGGACGAGCCCCATCGTCAGGAGGAGTTCACCCGCGACCCCGACGGCGGTCACCTTGGGGCGAGGCTTCGCGCGCGCGTGCCGGATGGAGCGTCGGCTCGGCAGTGCGGGCGCCGGCTCGGCCGCCCGCGGCTCGTACCCGTCGGACGGCGATGCGTCGCCGCCGAGCAGCGTCGGCAGACCGTCGACGTCGTCGGAGCCGTCGGCGCCGGAAGGGGTGCGGGAAGAGGGCATGCTATCGATTCTAGATAGAATGATCGACATGCCCACTGAGAAGCCTTCGCGCGCCCGGAAGACGTCGCGCGATCGCGCGAACGCCGATCGCGCCCGCACGAGTCCCGACCCGATCGAGGAGGACATCGAGGACCTCGACGACGCGGTGGTGGACGAGGACGACGACCTGGACCCGGACGACGACCTCGACGAGGACGACGACCTGGACCCAGACGACGACCTCGACGAGGACGACGACCTGGACGAAGACGACCTCGACGAGGACGACGATCTCGACGAGGACGAAGACGACCTGGCCGACGACGACCTGGCCGAGGACGACCTGGCCGAGGACGACGACGAGGACCTCGACCCGGACGACGACGAGGACGACTTCGACGAAGGAGACCTCGAGGACGAGGACGAGGACGATCTCGAGGACGAGGACCTCGACGAGTACGACGACTACGACGACCTCGATGAGGACGATCGCGCCGAGAGCGCGACGCCGGCCTCGAAGCGATCCGACTCGCGGAACGCGAAGAACGACCGACGCGCGACCGCCACCTCGAAGTCCGCCAAGGGCGGCCGGGCATCGGTCGGCACGGGCAAGGGGTCGAAGCGCAAGCTGACCGAGGCGGAGCGCAAGGCGCTCGAGCGCGAGCGCGCCCGCGAGAAGGCACGCGCCGCTCGCGCGGCAGCCAAGGGGGCCGCCAACGCGAAGGGCGGCGCCGCCGTCAAGACACCGGCCGGCAGCAAGAAGAACACGTCATCGCAGGCGTCGGCAGCGGCCTCCGCGGCGGCCGCGGCCGAGAAGCGTCAGCGCCGGGCACGTCCCGAGAACGCGAACCCGGTGTGGTTCAAGCCGCTCATGTTCGGGTTCCTCATCATCGGGTTCCTCTGGATCATCGTCTTCTACCTCTCCACGGGCGAGTTCCCCATCAAGGAGCTCGGCAACTGGAACATCCTCGTGGGCTTCGGCATCGCCTTCGTCGGGTTCCTCATGACGACGAACTGGAAATAGCCGCAACGCCGAGCACGTCGGCGTTCGTCGCCGAATGACACGCGTGTGATTCTCCACCGATGTGGAGAACCTGTGGAAAGAACGAGCCGCGCGACCGATGGTCGCGCGGCTCGTTCGTGTTCGCGTGCGGTGCGAGGCGTCGAACCGTCACCGCCGGGCGGCCCGCTTCGTCTCATCGCCCCCTCACGTCAGCTGGACGACAGCCACCGAGACGAGGGCACAGACGAGTCCGAGCACACCGACCCCGACCCCGCCGCGGATCCGCTTGCCGAGCGAATCGGCCCGGTCCCGGCCGAGCAGCCAACCGGCCGCGAGCCCCACGAGCAGGCCCCCGATGTGCGCCTGCCAGGCGATCCCGGGGACGACGAATCCGAGGACGATGTTCATACCCACGAGCACGAGCAACGATGTCGTGTTCATGCGCATCTCGCGCATGACCGTGAAGTAGGCGCCGAAGAGCCCGAAGACGGCGCCCGAGGCACCGATGACCGCCGTGTCGGGCGCGATGATCGTCACGAGCATCGATCCGCCGAGCGCTGCCGCGACCCACAGCAGCAGGAATCGCCACCAGCCGTAGGCGGGCTCGAGCACGCGGCCGAAGAGCCAGAGCGTCAACATGTTGAAGCCGACGTGGAAGATCGACCCGTGCACGAGGGTCGCCGTGAACAACCGCCACGGCTCGAAGTGTTCGGGCGTCAGGAACGCGGAGGTGTAGGCGAGGGGCTGGGCGAGGTCGACGCCGGGGATCAGGCCGACGAGCCACAGGAGTGCCGTGACGGCGATGATCGAGTAGGTGACGACCGGTGCCCCGGCCCCCAGCCGGGCACGGAGTCGACGGACGGGACTCCGCTTCGGAACAGCGCCCCGCGCGGCCTTCATGCACTCGGGACAGATCGATCCGACCGGGGCCTGGGTCTGGCACTCGGGGCAGATCGTGCGACCGCACCGCTGGCAGAGCACGAAGCTCTGCCGGTCCGGGTGCCGGTAGCAGAAGTTGTCGCGGTGATTCGGGTCGAACGGGGCGCTCATCGTCCGATCAGAGCTGCTCGACGGTGAAGCTCTCGATCACGACGTCCTCGGCCGGGCGGTCGCGACCGTCCGTCGGCACCTTCGCGATCTCGTCGACGACGGCCTTCGAGGCCTCGTCGGCGACGTGACCGAAGATCGTGTGCTTGCCCTGCAGCCAGGGCGTCGGGTCGGTCGTGATGAAGAACTGCGACCCGTTCGTGCCGCGTCCGAGGTGCTTCCCGGCGTTCGCCATCGCGAGCACGTAGGGCTCCTGGAAGGTGAGCTCGGGGTGGATCTCGTCATCGAACGTGAAGCCCGGACCGCCTGCACCGGTGCCCGTCGGGTCGCCGCCCTGCAGCATGAAGCCGGGAATGATGCGGTGGAAGACGACGCCGTCGTAGAAGGGATCGTTGCGCTTCTCGCCCGTCGCGGGGTCGGTCCACTCGAGCTCACCCGTCGCGAGACCGGTGATCGTCTTCACCGTCTTCGGTGCGTGGTTGCCGTAGAGCTCGAGCTTGATGGGTCCGTGGTTCGTGGTGATCGTCGCGATCGC is drawn from Pseudoclavibacter chungangensis and contains these coding sequences:
- a CDS encoding peptidoglycan D,D-transpeptidase FtsI family protein, which translates into the protein MNRNIRIVGVAVLGMFLALFISTTTIQVFQVNNLANGPENRRSQLADYEIERGPILIDGTPIASSNPVNNMYRYQRSYANGPLYSAVTGYYTYTQGSTGIEDAMNAELSGKSDSQFFAGLNRLFTGQTPAGAAVELTINANAQQVAYDALGDLRGSVVAFDPATGAIIAMVSTPGYDPNGLSGPDQEQVLDTYNQLLADPNGPLQNRAIGGDMNPPGSVFKLVIAAAALEEGIATPDSPLENPATWTLPGSTAVVNNPSHGSPCGSGETTNLRIAIEQSCNIPFAQLAVQLGDDKIRAMAEKLGFGHEFKVPMTASASIYPDGPLDDAQTGLTGFGQFDVRATPLQMALVSGAIANGGVVMNPTLVESVLTPDLRELQGQQVSEFGRAFSAETASALESMMIGSVSSGVASNARIDGVDVAGKTGTAENGDDEPYSLWFTGFVATDTTHIAVAVVLEDGGGMGQSGTGNGSAATIGQQVMKAVLDG
- a CDS encoding PP2C family protein-serine/threonine phosphatase yields the protein MTIIARASAVSHVGRVRSNNQDSAFVGEHVFLVADGMGGHAGGDVASAIVAKYVAENDVAFPTTDDAENGLARLLVEGNRQIADAVDEHPELRGMGTTSDAISLVGDKLVLAHIGDSRVYRFHESELTQETVDHTFVQRLVDAGRITPEEALVHPRRSVLMRVLGDVETEPEIDTFVTDAVIGDRWLLCSDGLSSYVDESRIAATLRNSVSLSSREVADELVQLALDNGAPDNVTVVVLEIGDTQLEPLEPKLVGSAANPLRYASKRQRRQSQLIPNLLHPLRRAGSRPEDEEFVPPTDEFLDRLIADDRKRRRVRQVSWLVGILLFVSALAGAGALSYAWTQEQYFVAESDGYVAIYQGVQQPLGPIELSHVVEVTDIPVNHIADYQRGQVEVGITATSLEDARDVVERLRSAVDA
- a CDS encoding FtsW/RodA/SpoVE family cell cycle protein, whose protein sequence is MPSTPDLAAAPDTRVRVPGGRRRSTQGLRNLELALLVFAVAIFFAAILLVQLGASGGFDFNVITMPAIIAALTFCVHIVLRFIAPQADPFILPIAMTLNGIGISMLYRLDLAHVAAGEESGFASAQMIYTAVGVVMAIIVLFLLKNHRVLLRFMYISMALAILLLLLPLVPGLGDHDAAARVWISIGPFNFQPGEIAKIALAVFFAGYLVTARETLSVVGTKFLGIQFPRLRDLAPIMVVWAVCMGVLVFQRDLGTSMLYFGLFLVMMFVATGRISWIVIGLVLVAIGGVLAYNFMGYVNFRVHAWLDPFDPEMIDASGGSYQLLQSLYGLANGGLIGQGLGQGRPLITPVAESDFIISALGEELGLAGLFVIFSLYLILVARGFRIGHQGIDDFGRLLAMGLSFTIAWQVFIVVGGVTRVIPLTGLTTPFLAAGGSSLLANWIIVAILLRLSDTVRQTPVEDRE
- a CDS encoding FHA domain-containing protein FhaB/FipA, whose translation is MTSELTLLVLRLGFLAVLWIFVFSIIYALRSDLFGTRASEYQRRMEQQSLQQTFGAADQAPTATPPHGNQPAAAPAPRRTATATSPRTVHLVVTSGPRRGLEIPLANEPLTIGRARDSGLVIQDDYTSTHHARLVRWDDDWVIEDQNSTNGTYVDGERITGSTRIGRGTPVRIGTTTFELR
- a CDS encoding class E sortase; amino-acid sequence: MPSSRTPSGADGSDDVDGLPTLLGGDASPSDGYEPRAAEPAPALPSRRSIRHARAKPRPKVTAVGVAGELLLTMGLVLLMFVGWKYWLNDLIVGNEQNSVGASVEESFSRDDAESSAPESTVDPEIGIPVGIAPTVTNERFAVLYVPAWGADYSRPIAEGTGYHEVLNQNVGHYEDTQMPGAVGNFAIAGHRLAYGASMQHIHELQLGDEIIIGTKDGWYTYTYRSGEYVAPTQIDVLNPIPRVPTGEESGGTLGLNEDEQSADAPAVPTPPAGLGTDRILTLMSCNPFWSTAERIIAYATFAHFTARADGPPEQIAQAVANGGG
- the pknB gene encoding Stk1 family PASTA domain-containing Ser/Thr kinase, whose protein sequence is MIQGERTLAGRYEIGRRVGRGGMAEVYLGTDERLGRRVAVKLLSTSLAGEPDFRSRFRQEAQAAARMTHPTIVRVFDAGEDTFIRADGHELIVPYIVMEYIEGEQLRDIMMDAPLPIDKVVSYMSGILTALEYSHRAGVVHRDIKPGNIKITPEGTVKVMDFGIARAISDTAGTIAQTTAILGTASYFSPEQAKGEQVDGRSDLYSAGIVLYEMLTGKVPFQGDSAVAVAYQHVTEKPVPPSQINPDVSPAMDAVVLRALAKNRDARFQSASEFRRDLELAAQGTMPAFATADDPSDDTQLFGAAPTSVDQTESAFAALSETDDRAPQVQRRPPAMWIWGSAALLVVIVIAVIIWVGNLGGVDPLPATSSDMPDVVGQTWEEAEAAIRLAELEPTRQTETSDTVPEGVVISTTPEAGLTVTKGTTVTVLVSSGPSAIPMPNIDGMTEDQARTALENAGLSLGTITSQDSATAPAGTIIKSDPPSGSQVAPGTSINIVVSSGNVTLDDLRGMPLSQAQDKLRTLGLQAIVVEDPNCPADDDQTVVNMSEAAGSVPQHSTVTITYCSGAPKTPETTAPPSPPHT
- a CDS encoding serine/threonine-protein kinase; amino-acid sequence: MRPAPGVSFGDRYKLSSRIAIGGMGEVWQATDQVIGRTVAIKILKDEYMGDPGFLERFRAEARHAALVNHEGIANVYDYGEENGSAYLVMELVPGEALSNILERERVLPAPKVMDIVAQTASALQAAHNAGLVHRDIKPGNLLITPDGRVKITDFGIARIADQVPLTATGQVMGTVQYLSPEQASGHPASPSTDIYSLGIVAYECLSGRRPFTGESQVAIAMAHINDEPPELPVTVPEPVRNLVMCALAKNPDERPSTIEAMGRAARALRDGDVAKAAHFVPAVAGGEVPDATAPLDRTQLLNDDARTTVLGAAPGRPDTQATTAYADPTGFDTLIDTPKDDDALVERPEQRADTEKKKVPVWVWVLIASIAVVAIAAAIIWAVIRGGTPAATTAATTATPTQTQTQTPTATTITISEGQYIGLTYEEASSKLSALGLVPERSVGAAAPSQDQVNTVSAVNPTGTLSPGATVTVTVYDEIASPDAPTSAPSITVNQNGTQANVSWPSYQCPPGQALSHYVVHVSGGSSNNGTEVTGTSISVAIDQGSTALTVSYEAVCGNTSSGSSPETTVDVHQTPATSPPQPSNTEEQGSGSGEGRTVHD